Proteins from a genomic interval of Tenacibaculum sp. SZ-18:
- a CDS encoding polysaccharide biosynthesis protein yields the protein MIRNFLLKALNKHASHWVVLFIDNILVILSFILAYTIRFNASLNFNTNNLTYQIPFISVVFLVSFWLVGSNRGIIRHTGTRDAFNVFIGVTLASISIIFIVAINNVYKVFPNYTIPKTIILIHYFITVFILVVSRFIFKAFYEIISSELKDITNVMIYGAGDSGLITYGALNRDTKNNYEVIGFIDDDKTKVGKKIDRVKIYSRLEIDKDFIEKQQVDEIIFSIQNIKSERLLFLTDKTLELGVKPKIVPALSNWIGGDFEANQIKQVKIEDLLDRQPISIDNPIVKRDVNGKVILVTGAAGSIGSEISRQISKYNHKHLILIDQAESPLYEIQQELIRQGIVNFTSLVADVRDLKRMEDVFQEFNPDKVYHAAAYKHVPLMEESPYEAIKINVAGTKNIADLSVKYNVERFVMVSTDKAVNPTNVMGATKRVAEMYISCLSSCFNTTKFTTTRFGNVLGSNGSVIPLFKKQIEDGGPLTVTHKNITRYFMTIPEACQLVLEAGTMGEGGEIYIFDMGKSVKIYDIAKRMIHLSGLKYPDDINIKITGLRPGEKLYEELLANGENTTPTYHEKIMIAKNQSIDFKKIKSQIESLCKENNLNQNNHTVKLIKEIVSEYKSNNSVFEKLDTL from the coding sequence ATGATCAGAAATTTTCTTTTAAAAGCGTTAAATAAGCATGCCTCTCATTGGGTTGTTTTATTTATTGATAACATACTTGTTATCTTATCTTTTATTTTGGCTTATACAATTCGCTTTAATGCTTCTTTAAATTTTAACACTAATAACTTAACTTACCAAATACCTTTTATCTCGGTAGTATTTTTGGTATCTTTTTGGTTAGTTGGATCAAATAGAGGTATAATAAGGCACACGGGAACAAGAGATGCCTTTAATGTTTTTATAGGTGTTACCCTCGCGTCTATTAGTATAATATTTATTGTGGCCATAAATAACGTCTACAAAGTATTCCCAAACTATACAATACCCAAGACCATTATTCTGATTCACTATTTCATTACAGTTTTTATACTTGTTGTTAGCAGATTCATTTTCAAAGCTTTTTACGAAATCATCTCATCTGAACTAAAAGACATTACTAATGTAATGATCTATGGGGCTGGAGATTCTGGTTTAATTACTTATGGCGCTTTAAATAGGGATACAAAAAACAACTATGAAGTAATTGGTTTTATAGATGATGATAAGACTAAAGTTGGTAAAAAGATAGACCGAGTAAAAATTTATAGCCGCCTCGAAATAGATAAAGATTTTATAGAGAAACAGCAAGTCGATGAAATCATTTTCTCAATCCAGAATATTAAATCAGAACGTTTACTTTTTCTAACTGATAAAACACTTGAACTTGGAGTAAAACCTAAAATAGTTCCAGCTCTTTCTAATTGGATTGGAGGTGATTTTGAAGCCAATCAAATCAAACAAGTGAAAATTGAAGACTTGTTAGATCGTCAACCAATTTCAATTGACAATCCAATTGTAAAAAGAGACGTTAACGGTAAAGTTATCCTCGTTACAGGGGCGGCAGGATCAATTGGAAGTGAAATTTCTCGTCAAATAAGCAAATACAATCATAAACATTTAATTTTAATAGATCAAGCCGAATCTCCTTTATACGAAATTCAACAGGAATTAATTCGTCAAGGTATAGTAAACTTTACTTCCCTTGTTGCAGACGTTCGCGATCTAAAGAGAATGGAGGACGTATTTCAAGAATTTAATCCTGACAAAGTTTATCACGCAGCAGCCTACAAACATGTGCCTTTGATGGAAGAAAGTCCATATGAAGCAATTAAAATCAATGTTGCTGGAACTAAAAACATAGCAGATTTATCAGTGAAATATAACGTAGAACGATTCGTCATGGTCTCTACAGATAAAGCTGTAAACCCAACAAATGTTATGGGAGCTACTAAACGAGTAGCAGAAATGTATATTTCATGTTTAAGTTCATGCTTCAACACAACAAAGTTTACGACAACTCGTTTTGGAAATGTATTAGGTTCAAATGGATCCGTAATACCTCTTTTTAAAAAACAAATTGAAGATGGTGGACCATTAACAGTAACTCATAAAAATATTACAAGATATTTTATGACGATACCAGAAGCTTGTCAATTAGTTCTAGAAGCAGGAACAATGGGAGAAGGAGGCGAAATTTACATTTTTGATATGGGTAAATCTGTTAAAATTTATGACATAGCAAAACGGATGATTCATTTATCAGGTTTAAAATACCCTGATGACATAAATATTAAAATTACTGGACTCAGACCTGGAGAAAAACTATATGAAGAATTATTAGCCAACGGAGAAAATACTACTCCTACTTATCACGAAAAAATAATGATTGCCAAAAACCAATCGATAGATTTTAAAAAAATTAAGTCACAAATTGAATCGTTATGTAAAGAAAACAATCTTAACCAAAATAACCATACTGTTAAGTTAATAAAAGAAATAGTATCAGAATATAAATCAAATAATTCTGTTTTCGAAAAACTTGACACTCTCTAA
- a CDS encoding UDP-N-acetylmuramoyl-tripeptide--D-alanyl-D-alanine ligase has protein sequence MKIRELYELYRKNYLVDTDTRKIRKGTIFFALKGENFNGNKFAIDALERGAEFSVVDEEEYKINERVILVDDVLSTLQKLANYHRKALNIPIIGLTGSNGKTTTKELINCVLSSKYRTTATQGNYNNHIGVPLTLLSMTNETEIGIVEMGANHKEEIKMLSEIAEPTIGYITNFGKAHLEGFGGVEGVIQGKSELYRYIISSGGTLIINPNDSIQIEKSEGANTYLFTENIGLIKVDPFVRMRLNGNKMKSNLIGAYNYFNIVAAVTIGKYFELDEESIINAIEGYVPTNNRSQIISKGSNEIILDAYNANPTSMKASIENFKEFGKGEKVVIIGDMFELGDNSSEEHQNIVDLVEELGFEEIIFVGDNFAKSTVLHGKQFSNFDLLAKYLENKKFENSKILIKGSRAMALERSLEYIK, from the coding sequence ATGAAAATTAGGGAACTTTACGAGTTATATAGAAAGAATTATCTAGTAGATACTGATACAAGGAAAATTAGAAAAGGAACCATTTTTTTTGCATTGAAGGGAGAGAATTTCAATGGAAATAAATTCGCTATTGATGCCTTAGAAAGAGGTGCTGAATTTTCTGTGGTAGATGAAGAAGAGTATAAAATTAATGAAAGAGTTATTTTAGTAGATGATGTTTTGTCAACTCTTCAAAAACTAGCAAATTACCATAGGAAGGCGCTTAATATTCCAATTATTGGTCTTACTGGAAGTAATGGTAAAACTACGACTAAAGAGTTAATCAATTGTGTGTTGTCTTCAAAATATAGAACTACTGCAACTCAAGGTAACTATAACAATCATATTGGTGTCCCATTAACATTGTTATCCATGACCAATGAAACTGAAATAGGAATTGTGGAGATGGGAGCTAACCATAAAGAAGAAATAAAAATGCTTTCTGAAATAGCTGAACCAACAATTGGGTATATTACTAATTTTGGTAAAGCTCATTTAGAAGGTTTTGGTGGAGTAGAAGGAGTGATTCAGGGTAAATCAGAATTATATAGATATATTATTAGTAGTGGTGGTACTTTAATAATAAATCCGAATGATTCAATTCAAATAGAAAAATCAGAAGGAGCTAATACCTATTTATTTACCGAGAATATAGGATTAATAAAGGTAGATCCATTTGTAAGAATGAGACTAAATGGTAATAAGATGAAAAGTAATTTAATTGGGGCATATAATTACTTTAATATTGTTGCGGCGGTTACAATTGGTAAATATTTTGAATTAGACGAAGAGTCTATAATTAATGCAATTGAAGGATATGTACCAACGAATAATAGATCTCAAATAATTTCCAAAGGTTCAAATGAGATTATTTTAGATGCATATAATGCTAATCCAACAAGTATGAAGGCTTCCATTGAAAATTTCAAAGAATTTGGAAAGGGAGAAAAAGTAGTTATTATAGGGGATATGTTTGAGTTAGGCGATAATAGTAGTGAGGAACACCAGAATATTGTTGATCTTGTGGAAGAGTTAGGTTTTGAAGAAATAATTTTTGTTGGAGATAATTTCGCTAAGTCTACTGTCCTGCACGGAAAACAGTTTTCAAATTTCGATTTACTTGCAAAGTACTTGGAGAATAAGAAATTTGAAAACAGTAAGATTTTGATAAAAGGCTCTCGTGCTATGGCTCTTGAGCGATCCCTAGAATATATTAAGTAA
- the gldJ gene encoding gliding motility lipoprotein GldJ: MKSTFKLFSLLTISLVILSSCQSSRKGSGSSSSLTGWNFNDPSYGNYLKGEFKDGNVPPGMVHIEGGTYTMGLVQDDVMFDWNTTPKQMHVRSFYMDEAEVTNAEYGLFLQYTKDVFPPEEAQFKHIYSSILPDTLVWRKGLGNTNLLSESYLRHPAYSEYPVVGVTWLQANQYCKWRTNAVNLKILMDKGVITNIFKEDSLSFRGKNNFDTDVYLDQPYALFDGDSTIYKRGIPVPRKKGEARPPKGSFTGRQVTSSDGILSQKFRLPTEVEWEYAAKAIFENREYNNIRGRKKYAWTGKYTRNRVKSRRGDQLANFKQGKGNYSGIAGWSSDGADIPNSVKSYPPNAFGLYDMSGNVAEWVSDVYRPIVDSEANDFNYFRGNVFTKKLIDADGKVVIVDDSQVELDTLVNGKVMPKALPGSFKYIPITKDDTYMRRNYSVADNSDLNDGDQKSSQFFNLEEDQLAGTPRMYNSPVRPEAERDSLGNAIVKLEYDKKNRTTLVSNKTRVYKGGSWADREYWLDPAQRRYFPEYISTNYIGFRCATDKVGPMVRNQKKTATPRYIYSKK; this comes from the coding sequence ATGAAAAGTACATTTAAGTTATTTAGCTTACTAACAATTTCTTTAGTGATTTTAAGTTCGTGTCAAAGTTCAAGAAAAGGCTCTGGTTCTTCTTCTTCTCTTACAGGCTGGAACTTTAATGATCCGAGTTATGGTAATTATTTGAAAGGAGAATTTAAGGATGGTAATGTTCCTCCAGGAATGGTTCACATTGAAGGAGGTACATATACTATGGGGCTAGTTCAGGATGATGTGATGTTTGACTGGAATACAACTCCTAAACAAATGCATGTTCGTTCTTTCTACATGGATGAGGCTGAAGTAACAAATGCTGAATACGGACTATTTCTTCAATATACAAAGGATGTTTTTCCTCCTGAAGAAGCACAGTTCAAACATATTTACTCGTCAATTCTACCGGACACATTAGTGTGGAGAAAAGGTCTAGGAAATACAAACCTGCTTTCTGAAAGTTATCTGAGACATCCAGCTTATTCTGAATATCCTGTTGTTGGTGTAACCTGGTTACAGGCAAATCAGTACTGTAAATGGAGAACCAATGCAGTTAATTTGAAGATATTAATGGATAAGGGAGTTATCACAAATATTTTCAAGGAGGACTCTTTGAGTTTCCGTGGGAAGAATAATTTCGATACAGATGTATATTTAGATCAACCATATGCATTATTCGATGGTGATTCTACTATCTATAAGAGAGGTATTCCTGTCCCAAGAAAAAAGGGAGAAGCAAGACCTCCTAAGGGTTCTTTTACTGGAAGGCAAGTAACTTCATCTGATGGTATTTTATCACAGAAGTTTAGATTACCAACTGAAGTAGAATGGGAATATGCAGCAAAAGCAATTTTTGAAAATAGAGAATATAATAATATTCGTGGTAGAAAAAAGTATGCTTGGACTGGAAAGTATACAAGAAATAGAGTTAAATCCAGAAGAGGAGATCAATTAGCTAACTTCAAACAAGGGAAAGGTAATTATAGTGGTATTGCTGGATGGAGTAGTGATGGTGCTGATATCCCGAACTCAGTTAAGAGTTATCCACCAAATGCATTTGGTCTTTATGATATGTCTGGTAATGTAGCAGAGTGGGTATCAGATGTTTATCGCCCTATAGTTGATTCAGAGGCGAATGATTTTAACTACTTTAGAGGTAATGTATTTACGAAAAAATTAATAGACGCAGACGGTAAGGTGGTAATCGTAGACGATAGTCAAGTTGAATTAGATACTTTAGTAAATGGAAAAGTAATGCCAAAGGCATTACCTGGTTCTTTTAAATATATACCGATTACAAAGGATGATACTTACATGAGAAGAAATTATTCTGTTGCTGACAATTCCGACTTGAATGACGGTGACCAAAAGTCCTCTCAATTCTTTAATTTAGAAGAGGATCAATTGGCAGGAACCCCTCGAATGTATAATTCACCTGTCAGACCTGAGGCAGAGAGAGATTCTTTGGGAAATGCGATAGTAAAGTTAGAATATGATAAGAAGAATAGAACTACGTTGGTGAGTAATAAAACTAGAGTTTACAAAGGAGGTTCTTGGGCTGATAGAGAATACTGGTTAGATCCTGCACAGAGAAGATATTTCCCAGAGTATATATCTACTAATTATATCGGGTTTAGATGTGCAACAGACAAAGTCGGGCCAATGGTACGTAATCAAAAGAAAACTGCTACACCAAGATATATTTATTCTAAAAAATAG
- a CDS encoding N-acetylglucosamine kinase has translation MILIADGGSTKADWIALDKNKNEVFRARTLGLNPAVVPAEELKNRIINMFQLINIKDEVEEIHFYGAGCGTPKPVQILHGVMAEIFTKADISIAEDMLAAVYATSGNDPAIVCILGTGSNSCYFNGTDMEMLAASLGYSIMDEASGNYFGRLLIRDYYYKQMPKKIAQSFESEFNLDADYIKQHLYREPNPNMYLASFAKFMFEFKSEKYIKKLIRKGFKEFFKYRILPYKKDSSTPIYFIGSIAYYFNDILEKVANKHGLSVTGIVQRPIDNLLEYHKQHIT, from the coding sequence ATGATTTTAATCGCAGACGGAGGATCTACAAAAGCAGACTGGATTGCTTTAGACAAGAATAAAAATGAGGTTTTCAGAGCCAGAACTTTAGGTTTAAATCCTGCAGTAGTTCCGGCAGAAGAATTAAAAAATAGAATCATAAATATGTTTCAACTTATCAATATCAAAGATGAAGTTGAAGAAATTCACTTTTATGGAGCAGGTTGTGGTACTCCTAAGCCTGTACAAATTCTCCATGGTGTAATGGCAGAAATTTTCACCAAAGCTGATATTAGTATTGCAGAAGATATGTTAGCCGCTGTTTACGCTACAAGTGGAAATGATCCTGCTATTGTTTGTATTCTAGGAACGGGCTCAAACAGTTGTTATTTTAATGGCACTGATATGGAAATGTTAGCTGCCTCTTTGGGCTACTCAATTATGGACGAAGCTAGTGGTAACTATTTCGGAAGGCTTTTAATTCGAGATTACTATTATAAACAGATGCCAAAAAAAATCGCACAAAGTTTTGAAAGCGAGTTTAATTTAGACGCAGATTATATTAAGCAACATCTCTACAGAGAACCTAACCCAAATATGTATCTTGCATCTTTCGCTAAGTTTATGTTTGAATTTAAAAGCGAAAAATATATAAAGAAACTTATTCGTAAAGGCTTTAAAGAATTCTTTAAATACAGAATTTTACCCTACAAAAAGGATAGCTCTACTCCTATTTATTTCATAGGTTCTATTGCATATTACTTTAATGACATACTTGAAAAAGTTGCTAATAAGCATGGATTATCAGTTACTGGAATCGTTCAACGCCCAATAGATAATTTGCTAGAATATCATAAACAACATATTACTTAA
- a CDS encoding polysaccharide biosynthesis/export family protein yields the protein MLEIKKLVLFFLLSTLCSCVSKKDITYFQYDEIEQAKVSNSYNTILKSDDLIQITISALDLEAVKSFNLPAVNFATTTNSAVGAPQQQSYLIDNEGFIDFPVLGRLKIGGLTRQQTIQLLRNKLDPDYIKNPTINIRIANYTITVLGDVRSPGTYTIPNERITILEAIGLAGDLNITGKRNSLKVFREINGKKVKYDVDLRSNKLFTSPVYYLQQNDLVYVDPNKSSSQDAAFNRNTGLFVSIGSILVSLIAVLTR from the coding sequence ATGCTAGAAATAAAAAAACTTGTTCTTTTTTTCTTACTTTCAACATTGTGTTCTTGTGTATCAAAAAAAGACATTACTTACTTCCAATATGATGAGATAGAACAAGCCAAAGTTTCCAACTCATACAACACAATTTTAAAGTCAGACGATTTAATACAAATTACCATTTCTGCTCTAGATTTAGAAGCTGTAAAATCATTTAATCTACCCGCAGTTAACTTTGCAACAACAACGAATAGTGCTGTTGGGGCTCCTCAACAACAATCCTATTTAATAGATAATGAAGGTTTTATTGATTTTCCAGTTCTAGGAAGACTTAAAATTGGAGGTCTCACTAGGCAACAAACAATTCAATTATTGAGAAACAAATTGGACCCAGACTATATCAAAAATCCAACTATTAATATTCGAATAGCCAACTATACAATAACAGTTTTAGGTGATGTAAGAAGCCCAGGTACTTACACTATCCCTAATGAAAGAATTACTATTCTTGAAGCTATTGGTTTAGCTGGAGATTTAAATATTACAGGTAAGCGTAACTCTTTGAAAGTATTTAGAGAAATTAATGGAAAGAAAGTAAAATATGATGTTGATTTAAGATCAAATAAACTATTCACGTCTCCCGTATACTATTTACAACAAAATGATCTAGTATATGTTGACCCCAATAAATCCTCTTCACAAGACGCAGCTTTTAATCGCAATACAGGCTTATTTGTTTCTATTGGATCTATTTTAGTTTCCTTAATTGCTGTTTTAACCAGATAA
- a CDS encoding GumC family protein, with the protein MNTNINSHQIQQQDTINVRAELEKYLIHWKWFSLGVIISIALAFLYLRYSTPKYIASTTIMIKDNNKSGISAELEAFSDLGIVGGGSSNNPDNEIEILKSRKILGQVVKNLKLNVKYISEGRVKNSEIYEKKPILLNITDSITIKEITKPFSFSIFIKNDNEFSLMDNEDNLLYENISFGCKFNLQLDNQLKPLELKNISITKNSFYTHEDVNEKIIINIYSDDSIIDGLIDGVSIKQINVNSSVLRLSLKSAVLQKAEDVLDEIIKQYNLDAKKDKSEVSRKTVEFIDERLDNVGGELAIVDDNVKNFKKKNNVTDIESEAQLVLETSTANRQKLIDINIQLSIVKSLKEELIASEDILPVNLGLQDPNIANYISQYNELLSKKNRLLKSAGKKNTIILELQNNIDDLRKSLINSLENQERAIQLNVNNLNREANRFNSKISSIPTKEREFLDITRQQEIIAALYTYLLRKKEETAISLAVTVPNAKIIDRAYGPDIPVSPKKKIIFIAALLLGLIIPFIIIYIRDLLDTKVHTKKDIQDLTSVPFIGDIPHSDTKEKIVVGTDARSSAAEAFRLIRTNLDFMLTANEQSTGGKTIFVTSTTSGEGKSFISINLAATLALSDKKVILVGMDLRAPKVTEYLNISERKGITNFITNNNITIDSLKFRVPELKNLDIIASGVIPPNPAELLMSSRVKELFETLRMEYDYVLIDTAPVNLVTDTLLISKYADVFLYVSRANYLDKRLLSVPDTLYREKKLPNMAIILNDTDMKRGYGYGYGYGYGYGYGNVKEEATKPWYKKLIG; encoded by the coding sequence ATGAATACTAATATAAATTCGCACCAAATACAACAGCAAGACACAATTAATGTAAGAGCTGAACTAGAAAAGTATTTAATTCACTGGAAGTGGTTTTCTTTAGGAGTTATTATAAGTATAGCTTTAGCTTTTTTATACTTAAGATATAGCACTCCCAAATATATAGCGTCAACTACTATAATGATTAAGGATAATAATAAATCTGGTATCTCTGCAGAATTAGAAGCCTTTAGTGATCTTGGTATTGTTGGTGGGGGATCAAGTAATAACCCCGATAATGAAATTGAAATATTAAAATCTAGAAAAATACTTGGCCAAGTTGTTAAAAACCTAAAACTTAATGTGAAGTATATTTCTGAGGGAAGAGTTAAAAACTCTGAGATCTACGAGAAAAAACCAATTCTATTAAATATAACAGACTCAATAACAATAAAAGAAATTACTAAACCTTTCTCGTTTTCAATCTTTATAAAAAATGACAACGAGTTTAGTTTAATGGATAATGAAGATAACCTATTGTATGAAAATATCTCTTTTGGATGTAAGTTTAATTTACAACTAGACAACCAACTAAAACCTCTAGAATTAAAGAATATTTCTATTACTAAAAACTCATTTTACACACATGAGGATGTTAATGAAAAAATAATAATAAACATTTATTCAGATGATTCGATTATAGATGGATTAATTGATGGAGTATCTATAAAACAAATAAATGTAAACTCAAGTGTATTAAGATTATCCCTGAAATCCGCAGTATTACAAAAAGCAGAAGATGTACTTGACGAAATTATTAAACAATATAATTTAGACGCTAAAAAAGATAAAAGTGAAGTATCTAGAAAAACTGTTGAATTTATAGATGAAAGATTAGATAATGTTGGAGGAGAACTAGCCATTGTAGATGACAATGTTAAGAACTTTAAAAAGAAAAACAATGTTACGGATATAGAATCTGAAGCCCAATTAGTTTTAGAAACAAGTACGGCAAATAGGCAGAAGCTTATAGATATTAATATTCAATTAAGCATAGTGAAATCATTAAAAGAAGAACTAATAGCTTCTGAAGATATCCTTCCGGTTAACCTTGGACTCCAAGATCCTAATATCGCCAATTATATTTCTCAGTATAATGAATTACTAAGTAAGAAAAATAGACTATTAAAAAGTGCAGGTAAAAAAAACACTATAATTCTTGAACTTCAAAATAACATAGATGATCTACGAAAATCTTTAATTAACAGTTTAGAAAACCAGGAAAGAGCAATTCAACTTAACGTAAATAATCTTAATAGAGAAGCTAATAGGTTTAACTCAAAAATTTCATCTATACCAACAAAAGAAAGAGAATTTTTAGATATTACTCGACAACAAGAAATTATTGCTGCTTTATATACCTATTTATTAAGAAAAAAAGAAGAAACGGCTATCTCCCTCGCAGTTACTGTCCCTAATGCAAAAATTATAGATAGAGCTTATGGACCAGATATCCCTGTTTCTCCCAAAAAGAAAATTATTTTTATTGCTGCTTTATTACTAGGTCTTATTATTCCTTTTATTATAATATATATTAGAGACCTACTTGATACCAAAGTCCACACTAAAAAAGATATTCAGGATTTAACATCTGTTCCTTTCATTGGAGATATTCCCCATTCTGATACCAAAGAAAAAATTGTAGTAGGTACAGATGCAAGATCTAGTGCTGCGGAAGCTTTTAGATTAATTCGAACGAATTTAGATTTCATGCTAACAGCTAATGAGCAATCAACTGGAGGTAAAACAATTTTTGTTACATCTACTACCAGCGGTGAGGGGAAATCATTTATTTCCATTAACCTAGCTGCTACATTAGCTTTATCTGACAAAAAAGTCATTCTTGTTGGAATGGATTTACGTGCACCCAAAGTAACAGAATATTTAAATATTTCTGAACGAAAAGGAATTACTAATTTTATAACTAATAATAATATAACTATTGACTCTTTGAAGTTCAGAGTTCCAGAGTTAAAGAATTTAGATATTATTGCTTCGGGTGTTATTCCTCCAAACCCTGCTGAATTATTAATGTCTTCTCGAGTAAAAGAACTTTTTGAAACACTTCGCATGGAATATGACTATGTTCTTATAGATACTGCTCCAGTTAATTTAGTTACAGATACATTATTAATTTCAAAATATGCTGACGTGTTTTTATATGTAAGTAGAGCTAATTATTTAGATAAAAGACTTTTATCTGTACCTGATACCCTTTATAGAGAAAAAAAATTACCAAACATGGCTATCATACTAAACGACACGGATATGAAAAGAGGTTACGGATACGGTTATGGATATGGTTATGGTTATGGTTATGGTAACGTAAAAGAAGAAGCAACTAAACCATGGTATAAAAAATTGATTGGATAA
- a CDS encoding tyrosine-protein phosphatase: MFFLKEKSISLTEIFNDKFVDIHSHLLPGIDDGAKTIEDSISLITKMYSFGIKNFITTPHVLGEVYPNTTGTILHKLEELKHELTLREGFEDVSIRAAAEYMMDEQFVKRLEQDDILTLQDNFILVEMSYFNAPMNLYDILFEIQLKGYKPILAHPERYNFYHNDFQNYYKLKKAGCLFQLNLLSLTEQYGSGVKKTAEKLIKENLYDFVGTDTHHKNHLRLLEKVGTKRIKNTIVDLVKNNSKFNN; the protein is encoded by the coding sequence ATGTTTTTTTTAAAGGAAAAGTCTATTTCACTTACAGAAATATTTAATGATAAGTTTGTAGATATTCATTCTCATTTGCTGCCGGGTATAGATGACGGAGCGAAGACTATAGAAGATTCAATATCCTTAATAACTAAAATGTATAGTTTTGGGATTAAGAATTTTATCACAACACCCCATGTGTTGGGAGAGGTTTACCCCAATACAACAGGAACTATTCTGCATAAACTAGAAGAGTTGAAACATGAATTGACACTTAGGGAAGGTTTTGAAGATGTAAGTATAAGAGCTGCTGCAGAGTATATGATGGATGAACAGTTTGTTAAGAGATTAGAACAAGACGATATTTTAACCTTACAGGATAATTTTATCCTAGTTGAAATGTCCTATTTTAATGCACCGATGAATTTGTACGATATTCTATTTGAGATTCAGTTAAAAGGTTATAAACCTATTTTAGCTCATCCAGAACGTTATAATTTCTATCACAATGATTTTCAAAATTATTATAAACTCAAAAAAGCCGGATGTTTATTTCAGTTAAACTTACTATCATTAACTGAACAGTATGGAAGTGGGGTAAAAAAAACTGCCGAGAAATTAATTAAGGAAAATTTATACGATTTTGTTGGCACCGATACTCATCATAAGAATCATTTACGATTGTTGGAAAAAGTCGGTACTAAAAGAATTAAAAATACTATTGTAGATCTTGTAAAAAATAATAGTAAGTTTAATAACTAA